In Melanotaenia boesemani isolate fMelBoe1 chromosome 7, fMelBoe1.pri, whole genome shotgun sequence, a single window of DNA contains:
- the LOC121642613 gene encoding uncharacterized protein LOC121642613, whose translation MKPSYKFQRREGSTAEHCCVPLCTSSAKYNSTVSFHTFPSDDQLRKRWVVNIRRENFIISHHTRVCSRHFTAQDVKEPTEEGRRRRLKPGAVPVLFHWNNYYLDERRLGVWERVAREDNMETGEAVCAHDHDYCVGPEPAFVDNVLEENQRLREEVAQLRQHLEQKSLSRFGIQRFVGSDVDIRFFTRFASYDHLMRFWQVIQPSLKYMIQVTRSTTDDAAGQSTPMGQALQPIDEMFLFLNYLALGLKQTDLADRYQIHQSTVSRIILVWSNFLLSVLGAQRIWMTPEKIREYLPLEFRDYADTTVILDCTELRCQTPSSPLLQSEVYSNKSHCTLKGMIGIAPHGPVTFVSPLYAGSISDKQLFVESGLSRLLRPDSAIMVDRSFLIDNCVPCKVYRPAFLSGRPQMPENEVKETQTIAHLRVHVKRVIKRLKEHKLFETVIPLNMFSNINQLYIVACLLLNYENHPQVKAWAK comes from the exons ATGAAACCGTCTTACAAGTTTCAGCGGCGTGAAGGTTCGACAGCTGAACACTGCTGTGTTCCTTTGTGTACCTCGTCAGCTAAATATAATTCGACAGTAAGTTTTCACACATTTCCCTCGGATGATCAACTCAGAAAGAGATGGGTTGTGAACATTAGGAGGGAAAACTTCATCATCTCTCACCACACACGTGTCTGCAGTCGACACTTTACAGCTCAGGACGTCAAAGAGCCGACTGAGGAAGGACGGAGGAGGAGGCTGAAACCCGGTGCCGTTCCGGTTTTATTTCATTGGAACAACTATTATCTCGATGAAAGAAGACTTGGTGTATGGGAACGTGTAGCTAGAGAGGACAATATGGAAACTGGGGAAGCAGTTTGTGCCCACGATCACGACTACTGTGTCGGTCCGGAGCCTGCCTTTGTGGACAATGTACTGGAGGAAAACCAGAGACTGCGAGAGGAAGTCGCTCAGCTGAGGCAGCATCTGGAGCAAAAGTCCCTCTCACGTTTTGGGATACAGCGATTTGTTGGTTCCGACGTGGACATTCGGTTTTTCACCAG gtttgCATCTTATGACCACCTGATGCGGTTTTGGCAGGTCATTCAGCCATCACTGAAGTACATGATCCAAGTGACCAGGTCAACCACTGATGACGCTGCAGGACAGAGTACTCCTATG GGACAGGCTctacaaccaatagatgaaatGTTCCTGTTCCTGAATTACCTTGCCCTTGGACTGAAGCAGACAGACCTGGCTGACCGCTATCAAATCCACCAGTCTACTGTGAGCAGAATAATTCTCGTGTGGAGtaattttttgctttctgtcctgGGTGCACAGAGAATCTGGATGACACCAGAGAAGATAAGAGAGTACCTACCTTTAGAGTTCAGAGACTATGCTGACACCACTGTGATCCTGGACTGCACAGAGCTGAGGTGCCAAACCCCCTCTTCTCCCTTACTACAGAGTGAGGTCTACTCAAACAAGTCCCACTGTACCCTGAAAGGAATGATTGGCATAGCACCCCATGGTCCAGTGACCTTTGTTTCCCCCCTCTATGCTGGTTCAATCAGTgacaagcagctgtttgtggaatCGGGACTTTCCAGGCTTCTCCGTCCAGACTCTGCGATCATGGTCGACAGAAGCTTCCTGATTGACAACTGTGTTCCCTGCAAGGTGTATAGACCTGCATTTCTGTCGGGAAGACCTCAGATGCCTGAAAACGAGGTTAAGGAAACACAGACAATCGCACACCTCAGGGTGCATGTGAAGCGTGTAATTAAAAGATTGAAAGAACACAAGTTATTCGAAACAGTCATCCCTTTGAATATGTTTAGTAATATCAATCAACTGTACATTGTTGCATGTCTCCTCTTGAATTATGAAAATCACCCCCAGGTTAAAGCTTGGGCAAAGTAG
- the slu7 gene encoding pre-mRNA-splicing factor SLU7 isoform X2, with protein MADPALTEPTSTGSEGIVGLDEPKKMTREDWRKKKELEEQRKLGNAPAEVDEEGKDINPHIPQYISSVPWYIDPSKKPTLKHQRPQSEKEAQYSAIGDWYKRGVQENSVITKYRKGACENCGAMTHKKKDCLERPRKVGAKFTGTGIAPDEHSQIQLALDYDGKRDRWNGYDPEEHQRIVEEYAKVDLAKRTLKAQKLQDELASGKLDPTEREHNSEDEDEDKYADDIDMPGQNFDSKRRITVRNLRIREDTAKYLRNLDPNSAYYDPKTRAMRENPYSNTGMNPDEVGYAGDNFVRYSGDTITMAQTQLFAWEAYERGSEVHLQADPTKLELLHRSFKVKKEDFKEEQREGILEKYGGQEHLDAPPRELLLAQTEDYVEYSRHGAVLKGLDKAVARSKYEEDVLINNHTCIWGSYWKDGFWGYKCCHSMVKKSYCTGEAGIKINNTDCVPFEEGLKEPEEQEEQPKSLLEMHRDKMKDKKKKKKNKKNKKHNSDSSDSEDEEKKKEKLKKALEAEDKWVKHVEAIMQLDERKRPYNSLQEVKAPTEEELEAFRMKRTRPDDPMASFLGQ; from the exons ATGGCAGATCCCGCCTTGACCGAGCCGACCAGCACTGGCTCAGAGGGGATCGTGGGTCTGGACGAGCCCAAAAAGATGACAAGGGAGGattggaggaagaagaaggagcTGGAAGAGCAGAGGAAACTGGGAAACGCTCCAGCTGAGGTGGACGAGGAGGGAAA GGACATTAACCCTCATATCCCACAGTATATTTCATCAGTGCCATGGTACATTGATCCATCTAAAAAACCAACACTAAAGCATCAGAGGCCACAGTCTGAAAAAGAGGCACAGTACTCAGCCATTGGGGACTGGTACAAGAGAGGAGTGCAAGAG AATTCAGTTATTACTAAATACCGTAAAGGAGCTTGTGAAAACTGTGGGGCCatgacacacaaaaagaaagactgTTTGGAG CGACCCAGAAAAGTTGGGGCAAAATTCACAGGAACAGGCATAGCTCCAGATGAACATAGTCAGATACAGCTTGCATTGGACTATGATGGAAAACGCGATCGTTGGAATGGATATGACCCTGAGGAGCATCAGCGCATTGTTGAGGAGTATGCCAAAGTAGATCTG gCCAAAAGGACTCTGAAAGCCCAGAAACTTCAAGATGAATTGGCCTCAGGGAAACTAGACCCAACT GAGCGGGAACACAAcagtgaggatgaagatgaagacaaaTACGCAGATGACATTGACATGCCTGGTCAGAACTTTGACTCTAAGAGACGAATCACTGTCAGGAATCTGCGTATCAGAGAAGACACAGCAAAA TATCTGAGAAATCTGGATCCAAATTCAGCTTACTATGATCCGAAAACCCGAGCTATGAGAGAGAACCCATATTCCAACACTGGCATGAACCCTGATGA AGTGGGGTATGCTGGAGACAACTTTGTGCGCTATTCTGGGGACACAATCACCATGGCACAAACACAGT TGTTTGCCTGGGAGGCTTATGAGAGGGGCTCTGAGGTCCATCTTCAGGCCGACCCCACCAAGCTTGAGCTGCTTCACCGCTCCTTCAAAGTCAAGAAGGAGGACTTTAAAGAGGAACAGAGGGAAGGGATCTTGGAGAAG TATGGAGGTCAAGAGCACCTGGATGCACCACCACGGGAGTTGCTGTTGGCTCAGACGGAGGATTACGTGGAGTATTCTCGTCATGGTGCTGTACTGAAAGGACTTGACAAGGCTGTCGCCCGCTCCAAGTATGAGGAAGATGTGCTTATCAATAACCACACT TGTATATGGGGCTCCTACTGGAAGGATGGCTTCTGGGGATACAAGTGTTGTCACTCCATGGTGAAGAAGAGTTACTGCACAGGAGAGGCTGGAATTAAAATT AACAACACAGACTGTGTTCCATTTGAAGAAGGACTAAAAGAGccagaagaacaagaagaacagCCCAAGTCTCTGCTGGAA ATGCATAGAGATAAGatgaaagacaagaagaagaaaaagaagaacaaaaagaacaagaagCACAACTCAGACAGCAGTGACTCAGAggatgaagagaagaagaaagagaagctgaagaag GCTCTTGAAGCAGAGGACAAGTGGGTGAAGCATGTAGAAGCAATAATGCAGTTAGATGAGAGAAAGAGGCCTTACAACAGCCTGCAGGAAGTAAAGGCACCCACTGAAGAGGAGCTGGAAGCCTTCCGTATGAAACGCACCAGGCCAGATGATCCCATGGCTTCCTTCCTGGGGCAGTGA
- the slu7 gene encoding pre-mRNA-splicing factor SLU7 isoform X1, which yields MADPALTEPTSTGSEGIVGLDEPKKMTREDWRKKKELEEQRKLGNAPAEVDEEGKDINPHIPQYISSVPWYIDPSKKPTLKHQRPQSEKEAQYSAIGDWYKRGVQENSVITKYRKGACENCGAMTHKKKDCLERPRKVGAKFTGTGIAPDEHSQIQLALDYDGKRDRWNGYDPEEHQRIVEEYAKVDLAKRTLKAQKLQDELASGKLDPTQEREHNSEDEDEDKYADDIDMPGQNFDSKRRITVRNLRIREDTAKYLRNLDPNSAYYDPKTRAMRENPYSNTGMNPDEVGYAGDNFVRYSGDTITMAQTQLFAWEAYERGSEVHLQADPTKLELLHRSFKVKKEDFKEEQREGILEKYGGQEHLDAPPRELLLAQTEDYVEYSRHGAVLKGLDKAVARSKYEEDVLINNHTCIWGSYWKDGFWGYKCCHSMVKKSYCTGEAGIKINNTDCVPFEEGLKEPEEQEEQPKSLLEMHRDKMKDKKKKKKNKKNKKHNSDSSDSEDEEKKKEKLKKALEAEDKWVKHVEAIMQLDERKRPYNSLQEVKAPTEEELEAFRMKRTRPDDPMASFLGQ from the exons ATGGCAGATCCCGCCTTGACCGAGCCGACCAGCACTGGCTCAGAGGGGATCGTGGGTCTGGACGAGCCCAAAAAGATGACAAGGGAGGattggaggaagaagaaggagcTGGAAGAGCAGAGGAAACTGGGAAACGCTCCAGCTGAGGTGGACGAGGAGGGAAA GGACATTAACCCTCATATCCCACAGTATATTTCATCAGTGCCATGGTACATTGATCCATCTAAAAAACCAACACTAAAGCATCAGAGGCCACAGTCTGAAAAAGAGGCACAGTACTCAGCCATTGGGGACTGGTACAAGAGAGGAGTGCAAGAG AATTCAGTTATTACTAAATACCGTAAAGGAGCTTGTGAAAACTGTGGGGCCatgacacacaaaaagaaagactgTTTGGAG CGACCCAGAAAAGTTGGGGCAAAATTCACAGGAACAGGCATAGCTCCAGATGAACATAGTCAGATACAGCTTGCATTGGACTATGATGGAAAACGCGATCGTTGGAATGGATATGACCCTGAGGAGCATCAGCGCATTGTTGAGGAGTATGCCAAAGTAGATCTG gCCAAAAGGACTCTGAAAGCCCAGAAACTTCAAGATGAATTGGCCTCAGGGAAACTAGACCCAACT CAGGAGCGGGAACACAAcagtgaggatgaagatgaagacaaaTACGCAGATGACATTGACATGCCTGGTCAGAACTTTGACTCTAAGAGACGAATCACTGTCAGGAATCTGCGTATCAGAGAAGACACAGCAAAA TATCTGAGAAATCTGGATCCAAATTCAGCTTACTATGATCCGAAAACCCGAGCTATGAGAGAGAACCCATATTCCAACACTGGCATGAACCCTGATGA AGTGGGGTATGCTGGAGACAACTTTGTGCGCTATTCTGGGGACACAATCACCATGGCACAAACACAGT TGTTTGCCTGGGAGGCTTATGAGAGGGGCTCTGAGGTCCATCTTCAGGCCGACCCCACCAAGCTTGAGCTGCTTCACCGCTCCTTCAAAGTCAAGAAGGAGGACTTTAAAGAGGAACAGAGGGAAGGGATCTTGGAGAAG TATGGAGGTCAAGAGCACCTGGATGCACCACCACGGGAGTTGCTGTTGGCTCAGACGGAGGATTACGTGGAGTATTCTCGTCATGGTGCTGTACTGAAAGGACTTGACAAGGCTGTCGCCCGCTCCAAGTATGAGGAAGATGTGCTTATCAATAACCACACT TGTATATGGGGCTCCTACTGGAAGGATGGCTTCTGGGGATACAAGTGTTGTCACTCCATGGTGAAGAAGAGTTACTGCACAGGAGAGGCTGGAATTAAAATT AACAACACAGACTGTGTTCCATTTGAAGAAGGACTAAAAGAGccagaagaacaagaagaacagCCCAAGTCTCTGCTGGAA ATGCATAGAGATAAGatgaaagacaagaagaagaaaaagaagaacaaaaagaacaagaagCACAACTCAGACAGCAGTGACTCAGAggatgaagagaagaagaaagagaagctgaagaag GCTCTTGAAGCAGAGGACAAGTGGGTGAAGCATGTAGAAGCAATAATGCAGTTAGATGAGAGAAAGAGGCCTTACAACAGCCTGCAGGAAGTAAAGGCACCCACTGAAGAGGAGCTGGAAGCCTTCCGTATGAAACGCACCAGGCCAGATGATCCCATGGCTTCCTTCCTGGGGCAGTGA